A portion of the Bubalus kerabau isolate K-KA32 ecotype Philippines breed swamp buffalo chromosome 1, PCC_UOA_SB_1v2, whole genome shotgun sequence genome contains these proteins:
- the ITGA7 gene encoding integrin alpha-7 isoform X5: protein MSQYLREGVGGSMWPSMPACSPPRSPGAPPRLPPRLAGTHTTGAIHLLSSAWPRVLQHAGMSPHMPNRGLHAPTHQPTPHHSHSHLRTLPLAGLTRGLLFVTNIDSSDPDQLVYKTLDPADRLPGLAGDLALNSYLGFSIDSGKGLVRAEELSFVAGAPRANHKGAVVILRKDSASRLVPEVTLSGERLTSGFGYSLAVADLNNDGWTDLVVGAPYFFERQEELGGAVYVYMNEGGHWAGVTPLRLCGSLDSMFGISLAVLGDLNQDGFPDLAVGAPFDGDGKVFIYHGSSLGVVTKPSQVLEGEAVGIKSFGYSLSGSLDVDGNHYPDLLVGSLDDTAVLFRARPVLHVSHEVSILPRAIDLEQPNCANGHLVCMDLRVCFSYIASPSSYSPTVALDYMLDGDTDRRLRGQVPRVTFLSRGPDDPKHQSSGTVWLKHQHDRVCGDTMLQLQENVKDKLRAIVVTLSYGLQTPRLRRQAPGQGLPPVAPILNAHQPSTQRTEIHFLKQGCGEDKICQSNLQLVQARFCARVSDTEFQPLPMDADGTTALFALSGQPVIGLELKVTNLPSDPAQPQADGDDAHEAQLLVTLPAALHYSGVRGLDPVEKPLCLSDENASHVECELGNPMKRGAQVTFYLILSTSGITIETTELEVELLLATISEQELHPVLARARVFIELPLSITGVAIPQQLFFSGVVRGESAMRSERDVGSKVKYEVTVSNQGQSLNTLGSAFLNIMWPHEIANGKWLLYPMRVELEGGQGPGQRGLCSPRPNILQLDVDSRDRRRRELGPPESQEPREQPEPSTSWWPVSSAEKKKNITLDCARGTANCVVFSCPLYSFDRAAVLHVWGRLWNSTFLEEYSAVKSLEVIVRANITVKSSIKNLLLRDASTVIPVMVYLDPAAVAAEGVPWWVILLAVLAGLLVLALLVLLMWKMGFFKRARYPEATVPQYHAVKIPREDRQQFKEEKTGTILRNNWGSPRREGPDAHPILAGDGHPELGSDGHTVAGTA, encoded by the exons ATGTCCCAGTACCTCAgagagggggttgggggcagCATGTGGCCAAGCATGCCTGCGTGTTCACCGCCACGGAGCCCCGGGGCCCCGCCACGCCTCCCACCGCGTCTCGCCGGCACGCACACGACTGGGGCCATCCATCTCCTGTCCTCCGCATGGCCGAGAGTTCTGCAACATGCTGGCATGAGCCCCCACATGCCCAACCGGGGCCTGCATGCTCCAACACACCAGCCCACACCTCATCACTCCCATTCCCATCTCCGCACGCTGCCGCTGGCCGGGCTGACACGTG gGTTGCTCTTTGTGACCAACATTGATAGCTCAGACCCTGACCAGCTGGTGTATAAAACTTTGGACCCTGCTGACCGGCTCCCAGGACTGGCCGGCGACTTGGCCCTGAATAGCTACTTAG GTTTCTCCATCGACTCGGGGAAGGGACTGGTGCGAGCTGAGGAGCTGAGCTTTGTGGCAGGGGCCCCCCGTGCCAACCACAAGGGTGCCGTGGTCATTCTACGCAAAGACAGTGCCAGTCGCTTGGTGCCTGAAGTGACGCTGTCCGGGGAGCGCCTGACCTCCGGCTTTGGCTACTCGCTGGCCGTGGCTGATCTCAACAATGATGG CTGGACAGACCTGGTAGTGGGTGCCCCCTACTTCTTCGAGCGCCAAGAAGAACTGGGGGGTGCTGTGTATGTGTACATGAACGAGGGGGGTCACTGGGCCGGGGTCACCCCTCTCCGGCTCTGCGGCTCCCTTGACTCCATGTTTGGGATCAGCCTGGCAGTCCTGGGGGATCTCAATcaagatggcttcccag ACCTTGCTGTGGGGGCTCCCTTCGATGGGGACGGGAAGGTCTTTATCTACCATGGCAGCAGTCTGGGGGTTGTCACCAAGCCTTCTCAG GTGCTGGAAGGTGAGGCCGTGGGCATAAAGAGCTTTGGCTACTCCCTGTCGGGCAGCCTGGACGTGGATGGGAACCACTACCCGGACCTGCTGGTGGGTTCCCTGGACGACACTGCTGTGCTCTTCAG GGCCAGGCCTGTCCTCCACGTCTCCCACGAGGTCTCTATTCTTCCACGAGCCATCGACCTAGAACAGCCCAATTGTGCCAATGGCCACTTGGTCTG CATGGACCTAAGGGTCTGTTTCAGCTATATCGCATCGCCCAGCAGCTATAGCCCTACTGTGG CCCTGGATTACATGTTAGATGGGGACACAGACCGGAGGCTCCGGGGCCAGGTGCCCCGTGTGACCTTCCTGAGCCGTGGCCCCGATGACCCCAAGCACCAGTCTTCAGGCACCGTGTGGCTGAAACACCAGCATGACCGAGTCTGTGGAGACACCATGCTCCAGCTTCAG GAGAATGTCAAAGACAAGCTTCGGGCCATCGTCGTGACCCTGTCCTATGGTCTCCAGACCCCTCGGCTCCGACGACAGGCTCCTGGTCAGGGGCTGCCCCCGGTGGCCCCCATCCTCAATGCCCACCAGCCCAGCACCCAGCGGACAGAG ATCCACTTCCTGAAGCAAGGCTGTGGTGAAGACAAGATCTGCCAGAGCAATCTGCAGCTGGTCCAAGCCCGGTTCTGCGCCCGTGTCAGTGACACGGAGTTTCAGCCTCTGCCCAT GGATGCGGATGGGACGACAGCCTTGTTTGCTCTGAGTGGGCAGCCAGTCATCGGCCTGGAGCTGAAGGTCACCAATCTACCCTCggacccagcccagccccaggctgATGGGGATGATGCTCATGAAGCCCAGCTCCTGGTCACCCTCCCTGCTGCTCTGCACTACTCCGGAGTCCGGGGCCTGGACCCTGTG GAGAAGCCGCTGTGCCTGTCTGATGAGAATGCCTCCCATGTCGAGTGTGAGCTGGGGAACCCCATGAAGAGAGGCGCCCAG GTCACCTTCTACCTCATCCTTAGCACCTCGGGGATCACCATTGAAACTACAGAGCTGGAGGTGGAGCTGCTGTTGGCCAC CATCAGCGAGCAGGAGCTGCATCCAGTCTTGGCCCGTGCCCGTGTCTTCATTGAGCTGCCGCTGTCCATCACGGG GGTGGCCATTCCCCAGCAGCTCTTCTTCTCCGGTGTGGTACGGGGTGAGAGCGCAATGCGGTCTGAGCGGGATGTGGGCAGCAAGGTCAAGTACGAGGTCACG GTTTCCAACCAAGGCCAGTCGCTCAACACCCTGGGCTCAGCCTTCCTCAACATCATGTGGCCCCATGAGATTGCCAATGGGAAGTGGTTGCTGTACCCTATGCGGGTGGAGCTGGAAGGCGGGCAGGGGCCTGGGCAGAGGGGGCTCTGTTCCCCCAGGCCCAACATCCTCCAGCTG GATGTGGACAGCAGGGACAGGAGGAGGCGGGAGCTGGGGCCGCCAGAGTCGCAGGAACCTCGAGAGCAGCCGGAGCCCAGCACATCCTGGTGGCCAGTGTCCTCTgctgagaagaagaaaaacatcacCCTG GACTGCGCTCGGGGCACGGCCAACTGCGTGGTGTTCAGCTGCCCTCTCTACAGCTTTGACCGCGCAGCTGTGCTGCACGTCTGGGGCCGCCTCTGGAACAGCACCTTCCTGGAG GAATACTCAGCTGTGAAGTCTCTGGAAGTGATTGTTCGAGCCAACATCACTGTGAAATCCTCCATCAAGAACTTGCTGCTCAGAGATGCTTCCACGGTG atCCCAGTGATGGTGTACCTGGACCCCGCGGCTGTGGCAGCAGAAGGAGTCCCCTGGTGGGTCATCCTGTTGGCTGTACTAGCCGGGCTGCTGGTATTGGCGCTGCTGGTGCTGCTCATGTGGAAG ATGGGA
- the ITGA7 gene encoding integrin alpha-7 isoform X4 produces MSQYLREGVGGSMWPSMPACSPPRSPGAPPRLPPRLAGTHTTGAIHLLSSAWPRVLQHAGMSPHMPNRGLHAPTHQPTPHHSHSHLRTLPLAGLTRGTARVELCVQGSADLAHLDDGPYEAGGEKEQDPRLIPVPANSYFGFSIDSGKGLVRAEELSFVAGAPRANHKGAVVILRKDSASRLVPEVTLSGERLTSGFGYSLAVADLNNDGWTDLVVGAPYFFERQEELGGAVYVYMNEGGHWAGVTPLRLCGSLDSMFGISLAVLGDLNQDGFPDLAVGAPFDGDGKVFIYHGSSLGVVTKPSQVLEGEAVGIKSFGYSLSGSLDVDGNHYPDLLVGSLDDTAVLFRARPVLHVSHEVSILPRAIDLEQPNCANGHLVCMDLRVCFSYIASPSSYSPTVALDYMLDGDTDRRLRGQVPRVTFLSRGPDDPKHQSSGTVWLKHQHDRVCGDTMLQLQENVKDKLRAIVVTLSYGLQTPRLRRQAPGQGLPPVAPILNAHQPSTQRTEIHFLKQGCGEDKICQSNLQLVQARFCARVSDTEFQPLPMDADGTTALFALSGQPVIGLELKVTNLPSDPAQPQADGDDAHEAQLLVTLPAALHYSGVRGLDPVEKPLCLSDENASHVECELGNPMKRGAQVTFYLILSTSGITIETTELEVELLLATISEQELHPVLARARVFIELPLSITGVAIPQQLFFSGVVRGESAMRSERDVGSKVKYEVTVSNQGQSLNTLGSAFLNIMWPHEIANGKWLLYPMRVELEGGQGPGQRGLCSPRPNILQLDVDSRDRRRRELGPPESQEPREQPEPSTSWWPVSSAEKKKNITLDCARGTANCVVFSCPLYSFDRAAVLHVWGRLWNSTFLEEYSAVKSLEVIVRANITVKSSIKNLLLRDASTVIPVMVYLDPAAVAAEGVPWWVILLAVLAGLLVLALLVLLMWKMGFFKRARYPEATVPQYHAVKIPREDRQQFKEEKTGTILRNNWGSPRREGPDAHPILAGDGHPELGSDGHTVAGTA; encoded by the exons ATGTCCCAGTACCTCAgagagggggttgggggcagCATGTGGCCAAGCATGCCTGCGTGTTCACCGCCACGGAGCCCCGGGGCCCCGCCACGCCTCCCACCGCGTCTCGCCGGCACGCACACGACTGGGGCCATCCATCTCCTGTCCTCCGCATGGCCGAGAGTTCTGCAACATGCTGGCATGAGCCCCCACATGCCCAACCGGGGCCTGCATGCTCCAACACACCAGCCCACACCTCATCACTCCCATTCCCATCTCCGCACGCTGCCGCTGGCCGGGCTGACACGTG GCACGGCCAGGGTGGAGCTCTGTGTGCAGGGCTCAGCGGACCTGGCACACCTGGACGACGGGCCCTACGAGGCGGGGGGTGAGAAGGAGCAGGACCCCCGCCTCATCCCGGTCCCTGCCAACAGCTACTTTG GTTTCTCCATCGACTCGGGGAAGGGACTGGTGCGAGCTGAGGAGCTGAGCTTTGTGGCAGGGGCCCCCCGTGCCAACCACAAGGGTGCCGTGGTCATTCTACGCAAAGACAGTGCCAGTCGCTTGGTGCCTGAAGTGACGCTGTCCGGGGAGCGCCTGACCTCCGGCTTTGGCTACTCGCTGGCCGTGGCTGATCTCAACAATGATGG CTGGACAGACCTGGTAGTGGGTGCCCCCTACTTCTTCGAGCGCCAAGAAGAACTGGGGGGTGCTGTGTATGTGTACATGAACGAGGGGGGTCACTGGGCCGGGGTCACCCCTCTCCGGCTCTGCGGCTCCCTTGACTCCATGTTTGGGATCAGCCTGGCAGTCCTGGGGGATCTCAATcaagatggcttcccag ACCTTGCTGTGGGGGCTCCCTTCGATGGGGACGGGAAGGTCTTTATCTACCATGGCAGCAGTCTGGGGGTTGTCACCAAGCCTTCTCAG GTGCTGGAAGGTGAGGCCGTGGGCATAAAGAGCTTTGGCTACTCCCTGTCGGGCAGCCTGGACGTGGATGGGAACCACTACCCGGACCTGCTGGTGGGTTCCCTGGACGACACTGCTGTGCTCTTCAG GGCCAGGCCTGTCCTCCACGTCTCCCACGAGGTCTCTATTCTTCCACGAGCCATCGACCTAGAACAGCCCAATTGTGCCAATGGCCACTTGGTCTG CATGGACCTAAGGGTCTGTTTCAGCTATATCGCATCGCCCAGCAGCTATAGCCCTACTGTGG CCCTGGATTACATGTTAGATGGGGACACAGACCGGAGGCTCCGGGGCCAGGTGCCCCGTGTGACCTTCCTGAGCCGTGGCCCCGATGACCCCAAGCACCAGTCTTCAGGCACCGTGTGGCTGAAACACCAGCATGACCGAGTCTGTGGAGACACCATGCTCCAGCTTCAG GAGAATGTCAAAGACAAGCTTCGGGCCATCGTCGTGACCCTGTCCTATGGTCTCCAGACCCCTCGGCTCCGACGACAGGCTCCTGGTCAGGGGCTGCCCCCGGTGGCCCCCATCCTCAATGCCCACCAGCCCAGCACCCAGCGGACAGAG ATCCACTTCCTGAAGCAAGGCTGTGGTGAAGACAAGATCTGCCAGAGCAATCTGCAGCTGGTCCAAGCCCGGTTCTGCGCCCGTGTCAGTGACACGGAGTTTCAGCCTCTGCCCAT GGATGCGGATGGGACGACAGCCTTGTTTGCTCTGAGTGGGCAGCCAGTCATCGGCCTGGAGCTGAAGGTCACCAATCTACCCTCggacccagcccagccccaggctgATGGGGATGATGCTCATGAAGCCCAGCTCCTGGTCACCCTCCCTGCTGCTCTGCACTACTCCGGAGTCCGGGGCCTGGACCCTGTG GAGAAGCCGCTGTGCCTGTCTGATGAGAATGCCTCCCATGTCGAGTGTGAGCTGGGGAACCCCATGAAGAGAGGCGCCCAG GTCACCTTCTACCTCATCCTTAGCACCTCGGGGATCACCATTGAAACTACAGAGCTGGAGGTGGAGCTGCTGTTGGCCAC CATCAGCGAGCAGGAGCTGCATCCAGTCTTGGCCCGTGCCCGTGTCTTCATTGAGCTGCCGCTGTCCATCACGGG GGTGGCCATTCCCCAGCAGCTCTTCTTCTCCGGTGTGGTACGGGGTGAGAGCGCAATGCGGTCTGAGCGGGATGTGGGCAGCAAGGTCAAGTACGAGGTCACG GTTTCCAACCAAGGCCAGTCGCTCAACACCCTGGGCTCAGCCTTCCTCAACATCATGTGGCCCCATGAGATTGCCAATGGGAAGTGGTTGCTGTACCCTATGCGGGTGGAGCTGGAAGGCGGGCAGGGGCCTGGGCAGAGGGGGCTCTGTTCCCCCAGGCCCAACATCCTCCAGCTG GATGTGGACAGCAGGGACAGGAGGAGGCGGGAGCTGGGGCCGCCAGAGTCGCAGGAACCTCGAGAGCAGCCGGAGCCCAGCACATCCTGGTGGCCAGTGTCCTCTgctgagaagaagaaaaacatcacCCTG GACTGCGCTCGGGGCACGGCCAACTGCGTGGTGTTCAGCTGCCCTCTCTACAGCTTTGACCGCGCAGCTGTGCTGCACGTCTGGGGCCGCCTCTGGAACAGCACCTTCCTGGAG GAATACTCAGCTGTGAAGTCTCTGGAAGTGATTGTTCGAGCCAACATCACTGTGAAATCCTCCATCAAGAACTTGCTGCTCAGAGATGCTTCCACGGTG atCCCAGTGATGGTGTACCTGGACCCCGCGGCTGTGGCAGCAGAAGGAGTCCCCTGGTGGGTCATCCTGTTGGCTGTACTAGCCGGGCTGCTGGTATTGGCGCTGCTGGTGCTGCTCATGTGGAAG ATGGGA
- the ITGA7 gene encoding integrin alpha-7 isoform X3, translated as MAGTPGRDPWGIPGICYLFGSLLAGLLFPGAAAFNLDVMGALRKEGEPGSLFGFSVALHRQLQPRPQSWLLVGAPQALALPGQQANRTGGLFACPLSLEETDCYRVDIDRGADVQKESKENQWLGVSVRSQGPGGKIVTCAHRYEARQRVDQILETRDVIGRCFVLSQDLAIRDELDGGEWKFCEGRPQGHEQFGFCQQGTAAAFSPDSHYLLFGAPGTYNWKGTARVELCVQGSADLAHLDDGPYEAGGEKEQDPRLIPVPANSYFGFSIDSGKGLVRAEELSFVAGAPRANHKGAVVILRKDSASRLVPEVTLSGERLTSGFGYSLAVADLNNDGWTDLVVGAPYFFERQEELGGAVYVYMNEGGHWAGVTPLRLCGSLDSMFGISLAVLGDLNQDGFPDLAVGAPFDGDGKVFIYHGSSLGVVTKPSQVLEGEAVGIKSFGYSLSGSLDVDGNHYPDLLVGSLDDTAVLFRARPVLHVSHEVSILPRAIDLEQPNCANGHLVCMDLRVCFSYIASPSSYSPTVALDYMLDGDTDRRLRGQVPRVTFLSRGPDDPKHQSSGTVWLKHQHDRVCGDTMLQLQENVKDKLRAIVVTLSYGLQTPRLRRQAPGQGLPPVAPILNAHQPSTQRTEIHFLKQGCGEDKICQSNLQLVQARFCARVSDTEFQPLPMDADGTTALFALSGQPVIGLELKVTNLPSDPAQPQADGDDAHEAQLLVTLPAALHYSGVRGLDPVEKPLCLSDENASHVECELGNPMKRGAQVTFYLILSTSGITIETTELEVELLLATISEQELHPVLARARVFIELPLSITGVAIPQQLFFSGVVRGESAMRSERDVGSKVKYEVTVSNQGQSLNTLGSAFLNIMWPHEIANGKWLLYPMRVELEGGQGPGQRGLCSPRPNILQLDVDSRDRRRRELGPPESQEPREQPEPSTSWWPVSSAEKKKNITLDCARGTANCVVFSCPLYSFDRAAVLHVWGRLWNSTFLEEYSAVKSLEVIVRANITVKSSIKNLLLRDASTVIPVMVYLDPAAVAAEGVPWWVILLAVLAGLLVLALLVLLMWKCGFFRRSSQSSSFPTNYHRARLAVQPSAVEAGGPGTVGWDSSSERGTPKPPYPSTMR; from the exons ATGGCGGGAACTCCGGGCCGCGATCCTTGGGGGATCCCTGGGATTTGTTACCTTTTTGGCTCCCTGCTCGCCGGACTGCTCTTCCCAGGGGCTGCCGCCTTCAATCTGGACGTGATGGGCGCCCTCCGCAAGGAGGGCGAGCCGGGGAGCCTCTTTGGCTTCTCGGTGGCTCTGCACCGGCAGTTGCAGCCCCGACCCCAGAGCTG GCTGCTGGTGGGCGCTCCCCAGGCTCTGGCCCTGCCAGGGCAGCAGGCAAATCGCACTGGAGGTCTCTTCGCTTGCCCCCTGAGCCTGGAAGAGACTGACTGCTACAGAGTGGACATCGACCGGGGAG CTGATGTGCAGAAGGAGAGTAAGGAGAACCAGTGGTTGGGAGTCAGTGTTCGGAGCCAGGGGCCTGGGGGCAAGATTGTT ACCTGTGCACACCGATATGAGGCACGGCAGCGTGTAGACCAGATCCTGGAGACGAGGGATGTGATCGGCCGCTGCTTTGTTCTCAGCCAGGACCTGGCCATCCGAGATGAGCTGGATGGTGGGGAGTGGAAGTTCTGTGAGGGACGCCCCCAGGGCCATGAACAGTTCGGCTTCTGCCAGCAGGGCACGGCGGCTGCCTTCTCCCCTGACAGCCACTATCTCCTCTTTGGGGCCCCAGGAACCTATAACTGGAAGG GCACGGCCAGGGTGGAGCTCTGTGTGCAGGGCTCAGCGGACCTGGCACACCTGGACGACGGGCCCTACGAGGCGGGGGGTGAGAAGGAGCAGGACCCCCGCCTCATCCCGGTCCCTGCCAACAGCTACTTTG GTTTCTCCATCGACTCGGGGAAGGGACTGGTGCGAGCTGAGGAGCTGAGCTTTGTGGCAGGGGCCCCCCGTGCCAACCACAAGGGTGCCGTGGTCATTCTACGCAAAGACAGTGCCAGTCGCTTGGTGCCTGAAGTGACGCTGTCCGGGGAGCGCCTGACCTCCGGCTTTGGCTACTCGCTGGCCGTGGCTGATCTCAACAATGATGG CTGGACAGACCTGGTAGTGGGTGCCCCCTACTTCTTCGAGCGCCAAGAAGAACTGGGGGGTGCTGTGTATGTGTACATGAACGAGGGGGGTCACTGGGCCGGGGTCACCCCTCTCCGGCTCTGCGGCTCCCTTGACTCCATGTTTGGGATCAGCCTGGCAGTCCTGGGGGATCTCAATcaagatggcttcccag ACCTTGCTGTGGGGGCTCCCTTCGATGGGGACGGGAAGGTCTTTATCTACCATGGCAGCAGTCTGGGGGTTGTCACCAAGCCTTCTCAG GTGCTGGAAGGTGAGGCCGTGGGCATAAAGAGCTTTGGCTACTCCCTGTCGGGCAGCCTGGACGTGGATGGGAACCACTACCCGGACCTGCTGGTGGGTTCCCTGGACGACACTGCTGTGCTCTTCAG GGCCAGGCCTGTCCTCCACGTCTCCCACGAGGTCTCTATTCTTCCACGAGCCATCGACCTAGAACAGCCCAATTGTGCCAATGGCCACTTGGTCTG CATGGACCTAAGGGTCTGTTTCAGCTATATCGCATCGCCCAGCAGCTATAGCCCTACTGTGG CCCTGGATTACATGTTAGATGGGGACACAGACCGGAGGCTCCGGGGCCAGGTGCCCCGTGTGACCTTCCTGAGCCGTGGCCCCGATGACCCCAAGCACCAGTCTTCAGGCACCGTGTGGCTGAAACACCAGCATGACCGAGTCTGTGGAGACACCATGCTCCAGCTTCAG GAGAATGTCAAAGACAAGCTTCGGGCCATCGTCGTGACCCTGTCCTATGGTCTCCAGACCCCTCGGCTCCGACGACAGGCTCCTGGTCAGGGGCTGCCCCCGGTGGCCCCCATCCTCAATGCCCACCAGCCCAGCACCCAGCGGACAGAG ATCCACTTCCTGAAGCAAGGCTGTGGTGAAGACAAGATCTGCCAGAGCAATCTGCAGCTGGTCCAAGCCCGGTTCTGCGCCCGTGTCAGTGACACGGAGTTTCAGCCTCTGCCCAT GGATGCGGATGGGACGACAGCCTTGTTTGCTCTGAGTGGGCAGCCAGTCATCGGCCTGGAGCTGAAGGTCACCAATCTACCCTCggacccagcccagccccaggctgATGGGGATGATGCTCATGAAGCCCAGCTCCTGGTCACCCTCCCTGCTGCTCTGCACTACTCCGGAGTCCGGGGCCTGGACCCTGTG GAGAAGCCGCTGTGCCTGTCTGATGAGAATGCCTCCCATGTCGAGTGTGAGCTGGGGAACCCCATGAAGAGAGGCGCCCAG GTCACCTTCTACCTCATCCTTAGCACCTCGGGGATCACCATTGAAACTACAGAGCTGGAGGTGGAGCTGCTGTTGGCCAC CATCAGCGAGCAGGAGCTGCATCCAGTCTTGGCCCGTGCCCGTGTCTTCATTGAGCTGCCGCTGTCCATCACGGG GGTGGCCATTCCCCAGCAGCTCTTCTTCTCCGGTGTGGTACGGGGTGAGAGCGCAATGCGGTCTGAGCGGGATGTGGGCAGCAAGGTCAAGTACGAGGTCACG GTTTCCAACCAAGGCCAGTCGCTCAACACCCTGGGCTCAGCCTTCCTCAACATCATGTGGCCCCATGAGATTGCCAATGGGAAGTGGTTGCTGTACCCTATGCGGGTGGAGCTGGAAGGCGGGCAGGGGCCTGGGCAGAGGGGGCTCTGTTCCCCCAGGCCCAACATCCTCCAGCTG GATGTGGACAGCAGGGACAGGAGGAGGCGGGAGCTGGGGCCGCCAGAGTCGCAGGAACCTCGAGAGCAGCCGGAGCCCAGCACATCCTGGTGGCCAGTGTCCTCTgctgagaagaagaaaaacatcacCCTG GACTGCGCTCGGGGCACGGCCAACTGCGTGGTGTTCAGCTGCCCTCTCTACAGCTTTGACCGCGCAGCTGTGCTGCACGTCTGGGGCCGCCTCTGGAACAGCACCTTCCTGGAG GAATACTCAGCTGTGAAGTCTCTGGAAGTGATTGTTCGAGCCAACATCACTGTGAAATCCTCCATCAAGAACTTGCTGCTCAGAGATGCTTCCACGGTG atCCCAGTGATGGTGTACCTGGACCCCGCGGCTGTGGCAGCAGAAGGAGTCCCCTGGTGGGTCATCCTGTTGGCTGTACTAGCCGGGCTGCTGGTATTGGCGCTGCTGGTGCTGCTCATGTGGAAG TGTGGCTTCTTCCGTCGGAGCAGCCAGAGCTCATCTTTTCCCACCAACTATCACCGGGCCCGGCTGGCTGTGCAGCCCTCAGCTGTGGAAGCTGGGGGTCCAGGGACTGTGGG ATGGGA